CGCGTGGCCACCTGGAACCAGATCCTGGACCCCTGGGTGTACATCCTGTTCCGCCGGGCCGTGACCCGGCGTCTCCACCCTCGCCTCGGCGCCCGGCCCAGGTCGCTGTCCCTGCAGCCCCAGCTCACCCAGAGGCCCACGGTGCAGTaggacccgggggggggggggggggggggacagccagACGGGGTGCTCCCGAGGGTCACGGCCCGTCTCTTCTGAAGCCCCAGGAGCCGGGAGCGTCGGAAGGACCGAGACGTTGAAGGGCAGGCCTGCGGGCTGTCCTCCATCCGCCCTGGGGACTCCCTAACTCCTCCCTCCCgtcccttctcccccctccccgcaaGGGTGGGCAGGCCTGTGGGGTGGGTGTCCGAGGAGATCAGACTTGCAAGCCTCCCCTTCCAGAAATCCTCCAGAAGTGGGGGCCCTTGGACCCGATGCGACCTGCTTACTGGGGGGGTACCGTTGAGTCAGCTTGACGCCCCCACCCAAGAAGGCCCTGTTTAGAAAATATTGAGCACGAATAGGCAGGACACCCCCTCCCTGGCCAAAATACATCTTAGCCCGCCGGCCGTCTTTGTTTCCCCCTGGGTCCAGACGGCATAGATCTTCACCGACAGGCGGGCGGCCGCCTGAGCAGAGCTGGggtgcaggggaagggggggggagggggctgggttcTGACTCCTCACCTCCTTTCTGGAGTCTTGACTAAGCACTTTGTGGGTCCGGTCTCCTGTCATCCTACAGTCCCTGGGGTTCTGGCATGAAACGCATTCGCAggtgaggaaaagagaggagacagacagagacaggcaggACTGGGACGTGAACAATTGCtacccagccccccgcccccgtcccaaGCAGGGCTCACTCCCTCACTCGACCACTTCAGACCCCAGGGCCTTGAACAGAAGGCACTTGgcccacagcaggtgctcaataacatccatgggagggacagaggactGAGCCTTTaccacccgtgtgtgtgtgtgtgtgtgtgtgtgtgtgtgctcgtgcAGGTGCCAGAGCTCATGCACAGCACTTGGCAAAGAGCTTGGCACAGAGTAGACGCCGGAGAAGCACCCGGTGTGGTCACGTCAGCCCCCTAAAccctcctgcctgccccttcctctgtcttcccaggAACTCCCCCCAGAAATGACACATCCAGCTGCCGGGGTGGGAGGTGCCTTTATTTCCCGCGAGCCCTCGAGGTACATGAGGACAGAAttcccctcctgctccccatTTCTCCACCTCCTGCCCGCaggcctctccccctcccccccccccccgccccgccccgccccgccccacccctgccagcttTCCACTCCACAGACCTGGGATCCGCTTACAGCTCTCAGAGCCAGGCCCCGGTGAAACTAAAGCCCCTGTTTCCACTCTCCCtgccacccgcccccctccccgcccctgcaaCCTGCTGGGGGAATGAGGTCACCTGCTGCTTCCAGGGGGGACccaggctgggaggggcaggaggcaggatggGGGAGACCACGGAGGCCAACAGATGTCCTCCTCAAACTATAGCTCcccttggtgggggaggggctctgaTGACTCCttgaacatgggggaggggacaggtccCTGAGCCAGGCATTCAGGGGCTGGGAATGCAGGAGGGGCTCCCTGGGGGGCAGACAGatatggtgggtgggggggactgCTGGGGTCCGAGCCGAGGCTTGGGGAAGAGGGCTGGTTTCTGGGGGGCTGAGGGGATCTGTGGCCGAGGGGCCGGGTAGGAAGTTGCtgggctttggctcaggccgGGGTCGGCCTGGGTTCCATGTACCAGATCATGGGGCCGGGGCTGAGGCCGAGAGACTGTGCTAGGGGCCAGAGTCAGAGCTCTGGGGGCTGGAGAAGTGAGACCAGCCTGGGTTCTGAGGTCAAGGCCAGGGATCTGCAGGTGGagcccacttttatttttttatttatttatttattttttttttttttaatttttttttttcaacgttttttatttatttttgggacagagagagacagagcatgaacggggaaggggcagagagagagggagacacagaatcggaagcaggctccaggctccgagccatcagcccagagcctgacgcggggctcgaactcacggaccgcgagatcgtgacctggctgaagtcggacgcttaaccgactgcgccacccaggcgcccctggagcccaCTTTTAGAGCTGAGCTGGATCTCTGAGCTGGTCTGGGTCCTGGAGCTGGAGCGGGTTCCCGAAACAGGCTGGGTTCTAGAACTAAGGCAAGGTCCAGAGCTGGGCTGAGTTCTTGCACGGGGCTGGGTTTCAGAGTTGGGCGGGGTCTCCGGGCTGAACTGAATCCTGGATCTGGACTGGGCTCCAGAGCTGGGCTGAATTCTTGCACGGGCTGGGTCTCTGAGGCAGGCTGGGTCTCACAACTGAGCTGGGTTCCAGAACTGATCAGGCTTCTGGAGCTGGGCTGGGTcccagagctgggctgggctctAGCGATGAGCTGAGTTCCAGAGCTGGTCTGCTTCCCAGAGTTCAGCTCGATACCAGAGCTGCCTTGGGCTGTGGCTTGAAGCTGGCATCTAGAACTCGGCAGGGCTTCTGAGACGAGCTGAGTCCCAGAGGTCGACGGAGCTCTTGGACAAGTCTGCGTCCCGCAACTGAGTCTGCTCTCAGCGCCAGACAGATTTGTGGACTTTAAGTCTGTTGCTGCATTGGTCTGGGTCCCAGGCCTAGATAGGATGCCGGGGTTTAGCTGGATTCCGGAACTTAGTGGGGCCTCAGCCACAGACCGCCCTGGGGAGCCAGAGGGGATCTCAGACGCGCCCTGTGCTCCAGAACTGAGCTGAGCTCCAGAGCTGGGTGGGGTGCCTGAGCGGGACTGAGCTCTGGAAACTGCCCAGGCTTTGAGGTCGGTCTGGGTCCCGGAGTCCGACGGTATTCTAGAGCTGGTCTGCGTTCTGCCGTGAGAGCGGGGCTCGGCGTCGAGCTGGGCTCGGGAGGCAGGCCTTGCCTCAGGGAGGGCTGCGGTTCCAGACCTTGTGTGAATTCTGGAGACGGGCCTGGTTGTAGCACCAGGTTGGGGTGTAGAACTGGGCTCCGTCTCTGAGCTGGACTCCTCACCAGGAACTGGACCGGGCCCCGGGTTGGGAGTGGGTATTTGAGGGCACTTGGGTTTtagggcagggctggggtctgGGTCTGGACCGAGGTTCAGCTTGCGTCTGGGCTCGTGAGCAGACTTGGGTTTGGGGGCCCTCTTCCAATCCTGGGCCGGTGTGGCCCACTGCGGCCGGGCTGTTTCTTGAGTCTGGCCCGGGCTCCAGAACTAACGAGAGTTCCCGAACTGGACGGGGTGTCCGGGTACGGTCGGGTCACGGGGTTGTCTTGAGTTCCAGAGTCCGGTTGAGTTTTATGGCAGGGCTTGGTCAGAGATCCGGgctggcctccagaaccgggGTTGATCTCAGGGCTCGGCTGTGTCCTGAAACGTAGCTGGGCTCCAGAACTTGACTTGATTTCAGGGCTTGGCCTCGCGTCAGAGCCGTCTTGGGTTCTAGAAGAGGGCTGGGTTTTGGAGCTGGGTTGGGTCTCCTCACGGAGCTTGGTTCTAGAGCAAGGCTTGACCTCAGGGCTGGGCTTGTTCTCGGAACTGGTAGGGGTTCTAGAGGTGATCTCGGTCTCAGAGCTGGCCTGGGCTCTGGAGGGGGGACTGGGTTTGGAACTGGGTAGGGTCTCAGGAGTGGATTGGGTTCTAGAGAGGAGCCCAGTCTCCGAGCTGGCCTGGGCTCTGGCGCAGGGCTGGGCCTCGGGAACCGGCGGGGAGGGCCGCGGCAgggggctgggctctgggctggggctGCGCTCAGCCCCGGGGCAGACTAGCCGCAGGCCTCCCTGGCCTCGCCGATGGCGGCCCACACCTCCACCACAAACTCGTCCGGGAAGGCAAACTCGCCCAAGACGGAATCTAAACGGTGCGCAAACTCTTGGACGCTCGGCGTCTTCTTGGCTGTGTCCACCATGGTGGACGCTGcgggccagaggggaggggaggtgggtgagggtgctccctggggcccctgcctcctccctgtggGCTGTCCTCCCCCCAGGGTCCACCCGGCTTACCCTGGCCCCTTACCCAGCTCGGGGTCCCGAATGCCCATGTAGCTCTCCAGCAGGTCGTCGACCCTCCGGGACGCCTCCTCCTCAAACTCGgtgggctggggggcggggggggggggggcggacagaggaGCACCGCTGAGGGTCAGAAGCCCGGGgtccctccagcccagcccctccaCGGGCTCCCGCCCCTCAGGTGACAGGGAGCGGGGCTTGGCAGGAGTCAGCGCTCTGTGTCACCGCTATTGTCCTGCCACACGACCAGGGGGCATCCtgcaggaggcaggaggtgggggggggggggggggggcggggaccagGCTGGACGAAGGGGAGGGTCTTACCCGAGGGTGCACTGAGTCAGCGGACTGCTTGCTGTAAGAGCCCCTGGAGACTCCCGTCCCCTTCACTCACCACTTCCTCCACTGTGGCGGCCCCCCCCGGAACGCAGTCGCAGGGTCTCCCTCCCGCTGGTCACTTTTGCATCCGCGGGGCATTTGCTGCTTCTGCTCCGCTGGCCAATCATATCTGCGGGGgacaaggtgggggaggggcatctgTTCTGCGGGATCCCCGTCCGCGGATCCCTCGGAAGCTGCCCGCTGAGCCTTTCTAGAACCTTCTATCCTTCAAAGCCCTCCTTTATGTCCATGGGTGAATCTTCAGAGACCCTGCTTGAGAAtcctttcttcccccaaatctcccttctctttatttttttttatgttttttttttttttttaaagaaatctctctgcccggcacggggctcaaCCTCGTGACCCCAAGATGGAGAGTCATCccctccaccgactgagccagccagacgccccatctctcctctttttaaaaagtctctctaggagcgcctgggtggctccgttagcTAAGCGTtgtctgactttttcttttttaagcttatgtatttacttagagagagagagagtcctggcacagagcacaacacagggcccgaactcatgaaaccgcggcgagattatgacctgatccgaaaccatgagtcagaagcttaaccgactgagcctccgggggggggggggggggggtggggggggggggtggcgcctaGCATCCAACTTGGCATCTTccgtcttggctcaggtcacgatcttgcaattcgtgggctctgtgctgacagtgcggagcctgctggggatcctctctccctttctctctctctctctctctctgcccctccccccacccccccccatactctttctctcaaaactcaaataaacattaaaaaaagtggggggggaggggagggaaataaGACGGGGCACCAGGATGGAAATTGACATCCGGCTCCTTCCTTGAGAAAGTCCTCAACAGACCATCCTAAACATTCTAGAACAGAGGTTTTTAACCTGGTGGTAGGGGCCCAGGTGACATTGATGTTGCCATTGGCAGCCGCTGGGTCCAAGCCGGGGGTGCTGCTCACCATCGTACAGCGCACAGGACGGCCCCCACCGCAGAGGATGATCGGGCCCAAATGTCACGGCcctgaggttgagaaactctcATCCCATCCCagtcttcccacccccacccacacacacctccACCCCTCGGCTGGCTGTAACAATCTAGAAACTGCCTACCTGTGCCCGACACAGTGCCGGAAGCTCCCCGTCATGTCACCAGAGGCTTCTAGAACCTTCCATCCTGTCccgtcgcccccccccccccccatcctccagTGTACCGGGCCTCCAGGCAACCCACTTCTGGAAGAGCTGGTCAGCAccaccccacctgcccccggGACCCCAGGGGGCCCTCACCGAAGGCTCTCTTGGGCTGCACCAGGCGCAGGGTGAAGGGCTGTGACTTGGGCAGCTCGCGGAGCATCTTGGCCACCTCGTAGTGGCGGCAGCCGACGATGGAGTGGTCGTTGATGGCCTCGATGCTGTCGCCCACGCACACGGCCTGCATCCGGTTGATGATGCTGCCCTCCTTGATCCTCTGCAGGGACCCAGAGTCACTCACGGGGCCGCCCCAGCCACcgacacccccgcccccagctccctAGAGCCCGGTTAGACCCGAGGGGGCCGGTGGCTCATCCCAGGTCCCCGAGCGCCCGGGGAAGCCGCCCGCCCCGCGTGGGCACCTTAATGAAGGCGTAGCCGGCCCCATTGTCCGTGATGGTCAACCCCAGGGCGTCTTCGGTCTTCGTGACCTCCACTTCCTTGGTCTCGCCGCGCACGTGGGCAAAGATGAAATCCTCCAGCCCGATCTGGCCGCCCAGGAGTTTCTGCATATCTACTTTGTGGCTGTTGAGGGTGCAGAAGAGGATCTGTCCCGAGGGGAGGGGAAGCCCAGAGTTAGCGACAGTGCTCCTCGCCCTCCGTCTGCGCAGGACAACCAGGGGGATGCGCTCGGGagagggaaaccgaggcacgAAGAGGCTCGCGGCTGGTCTGATCACCCAGCCGCCAGGATCCCGGTCCACGGGAAAGGGCAGGGCGTGGGATCCTCAGAACGGGGTGATAGGGAGGCCCTGCGCGGGAAGAGAGCCCTCCTTCACCCCTAAACGTTCAGTTATACCCCGTCGGTTCCCCGGGCACCCCAGACCAACTTGTTCAGGCGATTCTGAATCTGCCGGCGCCCCCTGGGGGCTACGAGCCGCACCgccctgcagcccagcccctGAACCCCGCGGCCTCCTGGAACCCCGGTCCCCAGCCGCGCGCCCAGGAACCAC
This DNA window, taken from Neofelis nebulosa isolate mNeoNeb1 chromosome 4, mNeoNeb1.pri, whole genome shotgun sequence, encodes the following:
- the GIPC3 gene encoding LOW QUALITY PROTEIN: PDZ domain-containing protein GIPC3 (The sequence of the model RefSeq protein was modified relative to this genomic sequence to represent the inferred CDS: deleted 1 base in 1 codon), with product MESAAAPEARGAEAPRPPAPPPSPAEPPAAPRARPRLVFRTQLAHGSPTGRIEGFTNVRELYAKIAEAFGIAPTEILFCTLNSHKVDMQKLLGGQIGLEDFIFAHVRGETKEVEVTKTEDALGLTITDNGAGYAFIKRIKEGSIINRMQAVCVGDSIEAINDHSIVGCRHYEVAKMLRELPKSQPFTLRLVQPKRAFDMIGQRSRSSKCPADAKVTSGRETLRLRSGGAATVEEVPTEFEEEASRRVDDLLESYMGIRDPELASTMVDTAKKTPSVQEFAHRLDSVLGEFAFPDEFVVEVWAAIGEAREACG
- the LOC131508641 gene encoding clumping factor B-like — translated: RRKLNLGPDPDPSPALKPKCPQIPTPNPGPGPVPGEESSSETEPSSTPQPGATTRPVSRIHTRSGTAALPEARPASRAQLDAEPRSHGRTQTSSRIPSDSGTQTDLKAWAVSRAQSRSGTPPSSGAQLSSGAQGASEIPSGSPGRSVAEAPLSSGIQLNPGILSRPGTQTNAATDLKSTNLSGAESRLSCGTQTCPRAPSTSGTQLVSEALPSSRCQLQATAQGSSGIELNSGKQTSSGTQLIARAQPSSGTQPSSRSLISSGTQLSCETQPASETQPVQEFSPALEPSPDPGFSSARRPRPTLKPSPVQELSPALDLALVLEPSLFREPAPAPGPRPAQRSSSALKVAQSLGLSPGPMIWYMEPRPTPA